The following are from one region of the Aspergillus chevalieri M1 DNA, chromosome 1, nearly complete sequence genome:
- a CDS encoding uncharacterized protein (COG:S;~EggNog:ENOG410PU0Y): protein MVESDALRMAARAEQDLNSYPAKQGLGPKSDSTLESGVNEFVDKKFPQETGVRTGREAGPTGSDKKPIPEDEGGSRDDRGRLAPAGEFQGKGGPEDKARIQGERRPGDQDTLNLQDLKREGIAK, encoded by the exons ATGGTGGAATCTGATGCATTACGCATGGCTGCTCGCGCTGAGCAGGACCTCAACAGCTACCCGGCCAAGCAGGGTCTTGGGCCCAAGAGTGACTCGA CCCTCGAGTCCGGCGTGAACGAGTTCGTCGACAAGAAGTTCCCTCAAGAAACAGGTGTCCGCACCGGTAGAGAGGCAGGCCCTACCGGCAGTGACAAGAAACCCATCCCTGAAGACGAAGGAGGCAGCCGTGATGACCGGGGCAG ATTGGCACCGGCTGGCGAATTCCAGGGTAAGGGAGGTCCCGAGGATAAGGCAAGGATCCAAGGGGAGCGTCGTCCTGGTGATCAAGACACGCTTAACCTGCAAGACTTGAAGCGCGAGGGTATCGCCAAATAG
- a CDS encoding putative importin 11 (BUSCO:EOG09260DUW;~COG:U,Y;~EggNog:ENOG410PHZE;~InterPro:IPR001494,IPR016024,IPR011989;~PFAM:PF03810;~go_function: GO:0008536 - Ran GTPase binding [Evidence IEA];~go_process: GO:0006886 - intracellular protein transport [Evidence IEA]), with product MAFELSGEANPLDLQNVLNALMLAASSTQQQVQTGAQQLQNWEKQANYYSFVQDIFLDYSVPFEVRYLAIIQLKNGIDKYWRKTATNAIKKEEKDHIKTRALQAGVVEPVPVLALHNALMLAKVFRYEFPQEWPDGMSSIIAFLRSSTQPGANPLQLPRTLTILLQIIKELSTARLQRTRAHLQSASPEIFHLLGSIYVDKVNEWGSFLEQGGVDEAALLKTIEQSLVSMKVLRRLIIAGFEHPSRDKEVQDFWRLTHSHFSRFLSFVQGHTTLPEQLHRAIEKHLLQLSKLHVEMAKTHPASFSLLPDSIVLVQSYWTLVVKLGEDYEKLEAEGKSLMERTGLRALLLIRACAKMAFNPVQTFKYQTPQDKEEKKQAVDLIKVQLFMPDFVVNVMELLVTQFFRFRKGDFQEWEEEPEEWEKREAEIAEAWEFSIRSCSEKLFLDLVIHFRELLIPRLLSVFYNFSSPENRDILLKDSLYSAIGLAAACLDRHLDFNAFLESSLVPEVQIQEQGYNLLRRRIAILLGQWVPVKPDELNRNAIYQIFQYLLSRQDPLNDIVVRVSAGRQLRSVLDPYEFSPAGFIPYAPSILSDLMALIQEVELPETRMALLDTVRAIVVKMEDNITPFSDQILALLPPLWEQSGEEHLMKQAILTLLSSLIDSLKEDSAKYHPLILPLIRSSVEPGSETQIYLLEEALELWASIMVQTPAPASPELLSLLPALFQIFEDATDSFPMALQIAESYILLAPQEALSDRTRLPLLTSLESLLKSTTKQRLGSVPRLVELLIRGAKTVDPASSETTYQVIARSLLDSSFLEGLLQGLHSAYEASQTTGPHRKQTQVYGMVETDYLSVLARLALANPKIFASAAAATTGTSEETTLTWILTEWFSHYDNIGSVNQKKLHALALTQLLALDGPDAQPPHYILNHLQSYLSVWTDIVTELAEGSEEDPSLPGDYLIFWNQPQPGTYVENEPPEIERRRQWDSSDVIHTINIRDFVRQKLHALIVACGGEQRFQEEWLVNVDREVVAAFGALGLF from the exons ATGGCATTTGAGCTATCTGGGGAGGCAAATCCCCTGGATTTGCAGAATGTTCTCAATGCGCTCATGTTGGCTGCTAGTTCGACGCAGCAGCAAGTGCAGACCGGTGCCCAGCAGCTGCAGAACTGGGAGAAACAAGCAAACTACTACTCGTTCGTTCAG GATATCTTCCTAGATTATTCTGTCCCGTTCGAAGTCCGGTACCTCGCGATCATCCAATTGAAAAATGGAATCGACAAATACTGGCGCAAAACCGCAACCAA TGCTatcaaaaaggaagaaaaagaccACATCAAGACTAGAGCTTTGCAAGCTGGCGTCGTTGAACCCGTCCCGGTTCTTGCCCTTCATAACGCATTGATGCTTGCGAAAGTTTTTCGCTATGAATTCCCGCAAGAATG GCCTGATGGCATGTCTTCGATCATCGCTTTCCTTCGATCCTCTACGCAGCCCGGCGCGAATCCATTGCAATTACCGCGAACCCTCACCATCCTCTTACAAATCATAAAGGAGCTGTCTACGGCACGCTTGCAGAGAACACGCGCCCACCTCCAGTCGGCCTCTCCGGAGATATTCCATCTTCTGGGAAGCATATACGTGGACAAGGTGAACGAGTGGGGTTCCTTTTTGGAGCAGGGAGGTGTTGATGAGGCGGCATTGCTGAAAACAATTGAACAAAGTCTAGTTTCTATGAAGGTTCTTCGACGGCTCATTATTGCTGGATTTGAACATCCGAGTCGCGATAAAGAGGTCCAGGACTTCTGGCGCCTCACTCATTCCCATTTCAGCCGATTCCTCTCGTTTGTGCAGGGACACACTACACTACCTGAACAGCTCCACAGGGCGATCGAGAAACATTTACTACAGTTATCGAAACTACACGTTGAAATGGCCAAGACCCATCCCGCTTCTTTCTCCTTGCTGCCAGATAGCATCGTCCTTGTGCAATCTTATTGGACATTGGTCGTCAAGCTTGGGGAGGACTACGAGAAGCTTGAAGCTGAAGGGAAATCGTTGATGGAAAGGACCGGGCTCAGAGCACTTCTCTTGATCAGAGCTTGTGCGAAGATGGCTTTTAACCCTGTTCAGACATTCAAGTACCAAACACCGCAAgataaagaagagaagaaacaGGCAGTTGATCTTATTAAGGTCCAGCTCTTCATGCCAGACTTCGTGGTCAACGTCATGGAGCTCCTGGTTACCCAGTTCTTCAGGTTCAGGAAGGGTGACTTTCAAGAGTGGGAAGAGGAGCCTGAAGAAtgggagaaaagagaggCCGAAATCGCTGAGGCTTGGGAATTTTCTATCCGTTCCTGCTCCGAGAAACTCTTCCTTGATCTCGTCATTCATTTCAGAGAACTGCTTATTCCTCGTTTACTGAGCGTGTTCTATAATTTTTCCAGCCCTGAGAATCGTGATATTCTGCTGAAAGACTCATTGTACTCGGCTATCGGATTGGCTGCAGCATGTTTAGACCGACATCTGGATTTCAATGCCTTTTTGGAATCGTCACTTGTACCCGAAGTACAGATTCAGGAACAGGGATACAATCTTCTCCGGAGAAGGATTGCCATTTTACTCGGCCAATGGGTCCCCGTGAAGCCGGACGAACTGAACAGGAACGCCATATACCAGATCTTCCAATACCTGCTTAGCAGACAGGACCCATTGAACGATATTGTCGTACGAGTCTCCGCTGGCCGGCAACTTCGAAGTGTCCTTGACCCATACGAGTTTTCCCCCGCTGGGTTCATACCATACGCACCGTCCATACTTTCGGACCTCATGGCTCTCATCCAAGAGGTTGAGCTTCCCGAAACCAGGATGGCGCTTCTGGACACGGTTCGCGCTATAGTAGTCAAGATGGAGGATAAT ATCACACCCTTCTCGGACCAGATTCTAGCACTTCTGCCTCCTTTATGGGAACAATCAGGAGAGGAACACCTGATGAAGCAGGCCATCCTTACGCTACTCTCATCTTTGATAGATTCGCTGAAGGAGGACTCAGCCAAATACCACCCGCTTATCCTGCCTCTGATCCGCAGCTCAGTCGAGCCAGGCTCT GAAACCCAAATCTACCTCCTCGAAGAAGCCCTGGAACTCTGGGCCTCAATCATGGTCCAAACCCCCGCCCCTGCATCCCCCGagctcctctccctcctccccgcCCTCTTCCAAATCTTCGAAGACGCAACAGACAGCTTCCCCATGGCCCTCCAAATCGCCGAATCCTACATCCTGCTCGCCCCCCAAGAAGCCCTCAGCGACCGCACCcgcctccccctcctcaccTCCCTAGAATCCCTTCTCAAATCAACCACCAAGCAACGCCTCGGCTCCGTCCCCCGCCTCGTAGAGCTCCTCATCCGCGGCGCGAAAACCGTCGACCCCGCCAGCAGCGAAACAACATACCAAGTCATCGCGCGCTCCTTACTCGACAGCTCTTTCCTCGAGGGGCTCCTCCAAGGCCTACACTCCGCCTACGAAGCAAGCCAAACCACCGGCCCCCACCGCAAGCAAACACAAGTCTACGGCATGGTTGAAACAGACTACCTCTCCGTCCTCGCACGCCTGGCCCTCGCAAACCCCAAGATCTTCGCCTCCGCGGCCGCAGCTACAACAGGAACCTCCGAGGAAACAACGCTCACCTGGATATTGACAGAATGGTTCTCGCACTACGACAACATCGGCTCCGTGAACCAGAAAAAACTCCACGCGCTGGCTCTCACTCAACTCCTCGCTCTAGACGGCCCAGATGCCCAACCGCCGCATTATATCCTGAACCACCTGCAATCGTACCTAAGTGTGTGGACGGATATCGTCACTGAGCTGGCGGAGGGCTCGGAGGAGGATCCTAGCTTGCCGGGTGATTATTTGATTTTCTGGAATCAGCCGCAGCCCGGGACTTATGTTGAGAATGAGCCGCCGGAAATTGAGCGGAGACGGCAATGGGACAGTTCGGATGTTATTCATACTATTAATATTAGGGACTTTGTCCGCCAAAAGCTGCATGCGTTGATTGTTGCTTGTGGTGGGGAGCAGCGGTTTCAGGAGGAATGGCTGGTGAATGTTGATCGTGAAGTTGTTGCGGCCTTTGGAGCCTTGGGGCTGTTTTGA
- the exg1 gene encoding glucan 1,3-beta-glucosidase (CAZy:GH5;~COG:G;~EggNog:ENOG410PJVJ;~InterPro:IPR017853,IPR001547;~PFAM:PF00150;~SECRETED:SignalP(1-22);~go_function: GO:0004553 - hydrolase activity, hydrolyzing O-glycosyl compounds [Evidence IEA];~go_process: GO:0071704 - organic substance metabolic process [Evidence IEA]), producing MFAKLSRKALLTLSALAAVTGAIPVGVLDEIHAPSVNYDADKIRGVNIGGWLVLEPWITPSIFDEVGDAAVDEWTLTKVLGKEGARNRLLKHWESFISQADFDEIAAAGLTHVRIPVGYWAVIPLIDEPYVNGQLDFLDQAIFWAQSAGLEVIVDLHGAPGSQNGFDNSGRRGPIEWQQGDTVERTTAAIQALIDRYSEYPNVVFEALNEPSIPGGVDRGLLSQYYGDFEQRVHKATPDAPLVLHDGFNPVDSWNGFLSENNVVIDNHHYEVFDNSLLTQDVNTHVSNVCAHSSGQLQKSDKWAIVGEWTGAMTDCAKYLNGKGVGARYDGTMSADFSAGSCDGKSVGNVADLSDEDKVNTRRFIEGQLDAWEQKSGWVFWTWKTEGAPEWDMRQLLAEGVFPQPLDDRKFPGQCG from the exons ATGTTTGCCAAACTCTCGCGTAAGGCTCTCCTTACACTGTCTGCTCTAGCAGCAGTGACAGGTGCTATTCCTGTGGGTGTGCT GGACGAGATTCATGCCCCCTCGGTTAACTACGACGCCGACAAGATTCGCGGCGTGAACATTGGCGGTTGGCTCGTGCTGGAACCATGGATTACCCCGTCTATCTTTGATGAAGTTGGAGACGCAGCCGTTGACGAGTGGACACTCACAAAGGTTCTGGGCAAGGAGGGTGCTAGGAACAGACTGTTGAAACACTGGGAGAGCTTCATCAGCCAGGCAGACTTTGATGAGATTGCCGCAGCTGGATTGACACACGTCAGGATTCCTGTTGGCTACTGGGCTGTCATCCCGCTCATCGATGAGCCCTATGTCAATGGTCAGCTGGACTTCCTTGACCAGGCGATTTTCTGGGCTCAGTCCGCTGGTCTCGAGGTGATAGTTGATCTTCATGGAG CCCCGGGCTCTCAAAACGGATTCGACAACAGCGGCCGTAGAGGCCCTATCGAATGGCAACAAGGGGATACTGTTGAACGGACAACCGCCGCAATCCAGGCATTGATTGATCGATACAGTGAATATCCCAATGTCGTGTTCGAGGCTCTCAATGAGCCCAGCATCCCCGGTGGTGTGGACAGGGGCCTCTTGAGCCAGTACTACGGCGACTTCGAGCAGAGAGTTCATAAAGCGACGCCGGATGCTCCTTTGGTCTTGCACGATGGGTTCAACCCGGTGGACAGCTGGAACGGCTTCCTATCCGAGAATAACGTGGTCATCGATAACCATCACTATGAAGTTTTCGACAACTCGCTTCTGACACAGGACGTCAACACGCATGTCTCAAACGTCTGTGCGCATAGCTCTGGACAGCTCCAGAAGTCTGACAAGTGGGCTATCGTGGGTGAATGGACCGGTGCCATGACCGACTGCGCGAAATACCTCAATGGCAAGGGAGTCGGCGCTCGCTACGACGGTACCATGTCTGCTGACTTCAGCGCCGGTTCATGCGATGGCAAGTCTGTTGGCAATGTGGCCGACCTTTCCGACGAGGATAAGGTGAACACTCGTCGCTTCATTGAAGGCCAGCTGGATGCTTGGGAACAGAAGAGTGGCTGGGTGTTCTGGACGTGGAAGACCGAGGGTGCTCCTGAATGGGACATGAGGCAGTTGCTTGCCGAGGGTGTGTTCCCTCAACCTCTGGATGACCGAAAGTTCCCCGGTCAGTGCGGCTAA
- a CDS encoding uncharacterized protein (COG:S;~EggNog:ENOG410Q1VN;~InterPro:IPR025337;~go_function: GO:0016491 - oxidoreductase activity [Evidence IEA]) translates to MGPLLQTRFEALLEHWNAWQVTDPLHQLEQCCDASVLLGIGAGDRERKFDFFLIHTMKVAHGLRILWHLFPEDQRSCILRQCALFVIMIYICQLRPAFGVGMIDSIQTVKLDDHCWEAVIDRTLKHRWFKDSHFFKIVRAPKAFEDLWEER, encoded by the coding sequence ATGGGACCCTTGCTGCAAACCCGCTTCGAAGCGCTTCTGGAGCACTGGAACGCATGGCAAGTGACagatcctcttcatcaactaGAGCAATGCTGCGACGCATCCGTCCTGCTGGGTATTGGGGCCGGCGACCGAGAGCGCAAATTCGACTTCTTCCTGATACACACGATGAAGGTGGCGCACGGTCTCCGCATCCTGTGGCATTTATTCCCCGAAGATCAGCGGTCGTGTATATTGAGGCAATGCGCGCTGTTTGTTATCATGATATACATTTGTCAGCTTAGGCCTGCGTTCGGCGTTGGCATGATTGATTCAATCCAGACGGTCAAGCTGGATGATCATTGTTGGGAAGCAGTGATAGACCGGACCCTGAAGCACAGGTGGTTCAAGGACTCGCATTTCTTCAAGATTGTCCGTGCGCCAAAGGCGTTTGAAGACTTATGGGAAGAAAGGTGA